A genomic segment from Nicotiana tabacum cultivar K326 chromosome 9, ASM71507v2, whole genome shotgun sequence encodes:
- the LOC107807183 gene encoding CBL-interacting serine/threonine-protein kinase 6 — protein sequence MAPEEKCMALYGKYELGRLLGHGTFAKVYHARNVQNGKSVAMKVVGKEKVIKVGMMDQIKREISVMKMVKHPNIVELNEVMASKTKIYFAMEFVKGGELFAKIAKGRLREDVARGYFQQLISAIDFCHSRGVYHRDLKPENLLLDEEGNLKVTDFGLSAFTDHLRQDGLLHTTCGTPAYVAPEVIGKKGYDGAKADIWSCGVILYVLLAGFLPFQDENIMAMYKKIYRGDFKCPPWFSSEARRLITKMLDPNPNSRITTSKIMESTWFKKSMPKILKSKEEEEFSIGDDINCVEKAKDLETLNAFHIISLSEGFDLSPLFEEKKKMEKEQLRFATTKSASSVISKLEEVAKTTKFSIKKSDSCVRLQGQESGRKGKLGISADIFAVTSSFLVVEVKKASGDTLEYNQFCSKELRPALKDIVWTSATGNSTLA from the coding sequence ATGGCACCTGAGGAGAAATGCATGGCTTTGTATGGAAAATACGAGCTCGGCCGCCTTTTAGGCCATGGAACTTTTGCTAAAGTTTACCATGCACGTAACGTGCAAAACGGCAAAAGTGTGGCTATGAAAGTTGTGGGCAAAGAAAAAGTGATTAAAGTTGGTATGATGGATCAAATCAAACGAGAAATCTCCGTTATGAAAATGGTGAAACACCCTAATATCGTTGAGCTTAACGAAGTCATGGCGAGTAAAACGAAGATTTACTTCGCCATGGAGTTCGTTAAAGGGGGTGAattatttgcaaaaatagccaaaggCAGGTTGAGGGAAGATGTGGCTAGAGGCTATTTTCAGCAATTAATCTCGGCTATTGATTTTTGTCATAGCCGTGGCGTTTATCACAGAGATCTAAAGCCTGAAAATTTGTTGTTAGATGAAGAAGGAAATCTTAAGGTAACAGATTTTGGGCTAAGTGCATTTACTGATCATTTAAGACAAGATGGGCTATTACATACAACATGTGGAACTCCTGCTTATGTTGCTCCTGAAGTGATTGGTAAAAAAGGCTATGATGGTGCAAAAGCTGATATTTGGTCATGTGGGGTAATTCTTTATGTCCTCTTAGCTGGTTTTTTACCATTTCAAGATGAAAATATTATGGCTATGTATAAAAAAATTTATAGGGGTGATTTCAAATGTCCACCTTGGTTTTCATCAGAGGCTAGAAGATTAATAACCAAGATGTtggatccaaatccaaattcaagaATCACTACATCTAAGATTATGGAGTCAACTTGGTTTAAAAAATCAATGCCAAAAATCTTAAAATCCAAAGAGGAGGAAGAATTTTCTATAGGAGATGATATAAATTGTGTTGAAAAGGCTAAAGATCTCGAGACATTAAATGCGTTTCATATCATTTCTTTATCAGAAGGTTTCGATTTATCGCCATTATttgaagagaagaagaagatggagaaggAACAATTGAGATTTGCTACAACAAAGTCAGCAAGTAGTGTTATATCAAAGCTAGAAGAAGTGGCTAAAACTACAAAGTTTAGTATAAAGAAAAGTGATTCTTGTGTTAGGTTACAAGGGCAAGAAAGTGGAAGAAAAGGGAAATTAGGAATTTCTGCTGATATTTTTGCTGTTACATCTTCATTTCTTGTTGTTGAAGTGAAAAAAGCAAGTGGTGATACGTTGGAGTACAATCAATTCTGCAGTAAAGAACTTAGACCTGCACTTAAGGATATTGTTTGGACATCAGCTACTGGAAATTCTACACTTGCTTga